One genomic window of Hymenobacter sp. J193 includes the following:
- a CDS encoding TonB-dependent receptor yields the protein MKKYYASFWILLILLFASLMAAQAQDQLISISGTVREKDTQQPLPGVSVNVKGGLMSAQSDASGKFVLQARLRFPFTIVFNIIGYEPRELEIASGSQPIAIQLESKPVLVNEVVVSASRVEESRLKSPVAIEKLDIRAIKETPAPSFYDALENVKGVQMTTSSLTFKVPNTRGFNIPNNFRFMQLVDGVDMQAATLGVPLGNAIGPTELDIASVEITPGAASALYGMNAINGMANLTTKSPFTYQGLSVYQKVGVNHVDGKDRDPSALTETAVRYAQTIGSRFAFKLNGSYLRGTDWLADTQIDQNPQSLNSANPRFPELSGANNPAADLWNRYGDDRSGNVAIPITYQGKTETFNVRRTGYYEKDLISPTVRNLKFDGGLFYKFTDKLELSYGYRYGLMDGIFQRGNKIQLKDVTVQNHKLELRGADYYVRSYVLVENTGDSYNLNPLALNLDLQNGATALTTGSGPKTSWADKFQAKLQEQVNAGVDLAAAMQAARAAADAGRAQPGTAAFEQLKNTITGINNWDSGVNVPGAPATGGAALWQRSRTYHNEAQWNLGQRIKFADVVMGADARIYEVIPDGNNFVDFSKPLADRNTPGGNNLYYKKYGAFAQATKLLFQDRLKLNASLRVDYNPEFNPKLNPRVAAVYTIAQRHNLRASFQNGWRFPALFEALSFVKNGNVRRVGGLARVNEGLGFLENSYTLTSLDNFTAAVNKDVAAGTPRNDAALKNRDVLQVANLPTEEPEHINAFEVGYKSVLLDNSLALDIDAYYNEYSGFLGQVEVAVPKTGPVLTDAAVLDMLSRAKQDRYRVYTNARNTYRSYGSALGITYNFYQKFTVAGNVNYNNIAANEEKDVFITGFNTPKWTTNLSFGNREVVRNVGFNVVWRFQDSFYWESQLANGQIPAYSTVDAQVNVRIPALKSTIKLGGTNLLNNRYIQYAAGPTIGGLYYVALTFDNNIIR from the coding sequence ATGAAGAAGTACTACGCTTCTTTCTGGATTCTCCTGATCTTACTTTTTGCTAGTTTGATGGCCGCGCAGGCCCAGGACCAATTAATTTCCATCAGCGGCACCGTCCGCGAAAAAGACACCCAGCAGCCGTTGCCCGGCGTGAGCGTGAATGTGAAGGGCGGACTGATGAGCGCCCAGAGCGACGCCAGCGGCAAGTTCGTGCTCCAGGCCCGCCTGCGGTTTCCGTTTACCATCGTCTTCAACATCATTGGCTACGAGCCCCGGGAGCTGGAAATTGCCAGCGGCAGCCAGCCCATTGCTATCCAGCTGGAATCGAAGCCCGTGCTGGTGAACGAAGTAGTAGTGTCGGCCTCCCGGGTGGAGGAAAGCCGGCTGAAGTCACCGGTAGCCATTGAGAAGCTCGACATCCGCGCCATCAAGGAAACGCCCGCGCCCAGCTTCTACGACGCCCTGGAAAACGTGAAGGGCGTGCAGATGACCACCAGCTCGCTCACCTTCAAAGTGCCCAACACCCGCGGCTTCAACATCCCCAACAACTTCCGCTTTATGCAGCTGGTGGATGGGGTGGACATGCAGGCGGCTACCCTGGGTGTGCCCCTAGGCAACGCCATTGGGCCCACGGAGCTGGACATTGCCTCCGTCGAAATCACGCCCGGTGCGGCCTCGGCCCTCTATGGCATGAACGCCATCAACGGCATGGCCAACCTCACCACCAAAAGCCCTTTCACCTACCAGGGCCTGAGCGTGTACCAGAAAGTGGGCGTCAACCACGTGGATGGCAAGGACCGGGACCCCAGCGCCCTCACCGAAACGGCCGTGCGCTACGCTCAGACTATCGGCAGCCGCTTTGCCTTCAAGCTGAATGGCTCCTACCTGCGCGGCACCGACTGGCTGGCCGACACCCAGATTGACCAGAATCCGCAGAGCCTGAACTCGGCCAACCCCCGCTTCCCCGAGCTGAGCGGCGCCAACAACCCCGCCGCTGACCTCTGGAACCGTTACGGCGACGACCGTAGCGGCAACGTGGCCATTCCCATCACCTACCAGGGCAAGACGGAAACCTTCAACGTGCGCCGCACGGGCTACTATGAGAAGGACCTGATTTCGCCCACCGTGCGCAACCTCAAGTTTGACGGGGGACTGTTCTACAAGTTCACCGACAAGCTGGAGCTGAGCTACGGCTACCGCTACGGCCTGATGGACGGCATTTTCCAACGCGGCAACAAGATTCAGCTCAAGGACGTGACGGTGCAGAACCACAAGCTGGAGCTGCGCGGGGCCGACTACTACGTGCGCAGCTACGTGCTGGTAGAAAACACCGGGGACTCCTACAACCTGAACCCGCTGGCTTTGAACCTGGATTTGCAGAACGGCGCCACGGCCCTCACCACCGGCTCCGGCCCCAAAACCAGCTGGGCCGATAAGTTTCAGGCCAAGCTCCAGGAGCAGGTGAATGCCGGCGTGGACCTGGCCGCCGCCATGCAGGCCGCCCGCGCTGCCGCCGATGCCGGTCGGGCCCAGCCCGGCACCGCCGCCTTCGAGCAGCTGAAAAACACCATCACGGGCATCAACAACTGGGACAGCGGCGTGAACGTGCCCGGCGCGCCGGCTACCGGCGGGGCCGCCCTCTGGCAGCGCAGCCGCACTTACCACAACGAAGCGCAGTGGAACCTGGGCCAGCGCATCAAGTTTGCCGATGTGGTAATGGGCGCCGATGCCCGCATTTACGAGGTGATTCCCGACGGCAACAACTTCGTGGACTTCTCCAAGCCCCTGGCCGACCGCAACACGCCCGGCGGCAACAACCTGTACTACAAAAAATACGGCGCCTTCGCCCAGGCTACCAAGCTGCTGTTCCAGGACCGCCTCAAGCTGAACGCCTCCCTGCGCGTGGACTACAACCCCGAGTTCAACCCCAAGCTGAACCCGCGGGTGGCGGCCGTGTACACCATTGCCCAGCGCCACAACCTGCGCGCTTCCTTCCAGAACGGCTGGCGCTTCCCGGCCTTGTTTGAGGCCCTGTCGTTTGTGAAAAACGGCAACGTGCGCCGCGTGGGCGGCCTAGCCCGCGTGAACGAAGGCCTGGGCTTCCTCGAAAACTCCTACACGCTGACTTCGCTCGACAACTTCACGGCCGCCGTGAACAAGGATGTGGCCGCTGGCACTCCCCGCAACGACGCCGCCCTCAAAAACAGGGACGTGCTGCAGGTGGCTAACCTGCCTACGGAAGAGCCCGAGCACATCAACGCCTTCGAGGTAGGCTACAAGAGCGTGCTGCTCGACAACAGCCTGGCCCTGGACATCGACGCCTACTACAACGAGTACTCGGGCTTCCTGGGGCAGGTGGAAGTGGCCGTGCCGAAAACGGGGCCGGTGCTGACGGATGCGGCCGTGCTGGACATGCTTTCCCGCGCCAAGCAGGACCGCTACCGCGTGTACACCAATGCCCGCAATACCTACCGCAGCTACGGCTCGGCCCTGGGCATCACCTACAACTTCTACCAGAAGTTCACCGTGGCCGGCAACGTGAACTACAACAACATTGCCGCCAACGAGGAAAAGGACGTGTTCATCACGGGCTTTAACACGCCGAAGTGGACGACGAACCTGAGCTTCGGCAACCGCGAAGTTGTACGCAACGTGGGCTTTAATGTGGTGTGGCGCTTCCAGGATTCCTTTTATTGGGAAAGCCAGCTGGCCAACGGCCAGATCCCGGCCTACTCCACCGTGGATGCCCAGGTGAACGTGCGCATTCCGGCCCTGAAGTCGACCATCAAGCTGGGCGGCACCAACCTGCTCAACAACCGCTACATCCAGTACGCGGCCGGCCCAACCATCGGCGGCCTCTACTACGTGGCTCTCACCTTCGACAACAACATCATCCGCTAG
- a CDS encoding assimilatory sulfite reductase (NADPH) flavoprotein subunit — protein sequence MSITSTFTLPLGLDDASLQQFAGGLTEQQLLWLSGYFYGRSAGAAAPPAAQSATSVAAAPAPDSARLTILFGSQTGNSKKAAGLVAEAARQRGLAVTVRDMNDYPTKELKNEQQLLVVVSTQGEGDPPIAAEELHQFLLSNRAPKLPNLRYAVLALGDKSYLQFCQTGFEFDQRLAELGGKRLLERVDCDVEFEAEARRWAEQVLALVAQPAPATTTIASAQPSIQVNQLVAAGEAEVEEKVEYTSHNPFAAELLEKIQLNGRGSTKETYHLEFSLADSGIAYEAGDALMVQPVNSEALVQEVIQAARLNATAPVKLNDTEFDLHTALAEKLELSVLTRDVLERYAAVAPQHPRLRDILTNKAQLPDYLYGRDVADLLTEFPVELSGQQLAAVLRPLPARAYSIASSLLAHPEEVHLTVGAVRYETQGRRKHGTCSAYQADGLTVGDTARVWVDRNEYFKLPQDAATDIIMVGAGTGVAPFRAFVEERAETGAAGRNWLVFGNPHFTTDFLYQTEWQQHLKKGTLDRLDVAFSRDQQQKVYIQHRLLQQGARLYDQLENGAHFYVCGDKNRMAADVRQALLAVIQQESGKDADYAADYVKQLRKQRRYLEDVY from the coding sequence ATGTCCATTACCTCAACTTTCACGCTGCCCCTGGGTCTGGATGACGCCAGCCTGCAGCAGTTCGCGGGCGGCCTCACCGAGCAGCAGCTGCTGTGGCTGAGCGGGTATTTCTACGGTCGGTCGGCGGGCGCAGCGGCACCCCCGGCCGCTCAGTCTGCTACCTCGGTGGCCGCAGCGCCGGCTCCGGATTCGGCCCGGCTAACCATTCTCTTCGGCTCCCAGACCGGCAACAGCAAGAAGGCAGCGGGCCTGGTGGCCGAAGCGGCCCGCCAGCGCGGCCTGGCCGTGACGGTGCGCGACATGAACGACTACCCGACCAAGGAGCTGAAAAACGAGCAGCAGCTATTGGTCGTGGTAAGCACCCAGGGCGAGGGCGACCCACCTATTGCCGCCGAGGAGCTGCACCAGTTTCTGCTCAGCAACCGGGCCCCCAAGCTGCCCAACCTGCGCTACGCCGTGCTGGCCCTTGGCGACAAAAGCTACCTGCAGTTCTGCCAGACCGGTTTCGAGTTCGACCAGCGCCTGGCCGAGCTGGGTGGCAAGCGCCTGCTGGAGCGCGTGGACTGCGACGTGGAATTTGAAGCCGAGGCCCGCCGCTGGGCCGAGCAGGTGCTGGCGCTGGTAGCCCAGCCGGCCCCAGCTACCACTACGATTGCCTCCGCGCAGCCTTCGATTCAGGTAAACCAGCTGGTGGCCGCGGGTGAGGCCGAGGTAGAAGAAAAAGTGGAATATACCAGCCACAACCCCTTCGCCGCTGAGCTGCTGGAGAAAATCCAGCTGAACGGGCGCGGCTCCACCAAGGAAACTTACCACCTGGAATTTTCGCTGGCGGACTCCGGCATAGCCTACGAAGCCGGCGACGCGTTGATGGTGCAGCCCGTGAATAGCGAGGCGCTGGTGCAGGAGGTAATTCAGGCCGCCCGCCTGAACGCCACGGCCCCGGTAAAGCTCAATGACACGGAATTTGATCTGCACACCGCGCTGGCGGAGAAGCTGGAGCTGTCGGTACTCACGCGCGACGTGCTGGAACGCTATGCCGCCGTGGCCCCGCAGCACCCCAGGCTCCGCGACATTCTCACCAACAAAGCCCAGCTGCCCGACTACCTCTACGGCCGCGACGTGGCCGACCTGCTCACGGAGTTTCCGGTAGAGCTGTCGGGGCAGCAGCTGGCGGCGGTGCTCCGGCCCCTGCCGGCCCGCGCTTACTCCATTGCCAGCTCCCTGCTGGCTCACCCCGAGGAAGTACACCTCACGGTAGGCGCCGTGCGCTACGAAACCCAGGGCCGCCGCAAGCACGGCACCTGCTCCGCCTACCAGGCCGATGGGCTGACCGTAGGCGACACAGCCCGGGTGTGGGTGGACCGCAACGAGTACTTCAAGCTGCCCCAGGATGCTGCTACCGACATCATTATGGTAGGCGCGGGTACGGGCGTGGCCCCGTTCCGGGCCTTTGTGGAGGAGCGGGCTGAAACCGGCGCCGCCGGCCGCAACTGGCTGGTGTTCGGCAACCCCCACTTCACCACCGATTTCCTGTACCAGACCGAGTGGCAGCAGCACCTGAAAAAAGGCACGCTGGACCGCCTCGACGTAGCCTTCTCCCGCGACCAGCAGCAGAAAGTGTACATCCAGCACCGCCTGCTCCAGCAAGGCGCCCGCCTCTACGACCAGCTCGAAAACGGCGCCCACTTCTACGTGTGCGGCGACAAAAACCGCATGGCCGCCGACGTGCGCCAGGCCCTGCTTGCCGTCATTCAGCAGGAAAGCGGGAAAGATGCCGACTACGCTGCCGACTACGTCAAGCAGCTGCGCAAGCAGCGCCGCTACCTGGAGGACGTGTACTAG
- the cobA gene encoding uroporphyrinogen-III C-methyltransferase, producing MKTPRLTVLGAGPGDPELLTLKGARVLGEADVILYDALANRELLQHARPEAVLVSVGKRRGMRSFSQDEINALIVEHAHRSGHVVRLKGGDPFVFGRGREEMLYAEAHGLRTDYVPGISSAVAAAGSVGIPVTHRGASEGFRVITATTATGELASSVAEAARSRATTVILMGLGELPSIVRLFCAQGQAETPAAIIQNGTLPTARLVTGTVAELPARALEAGIGAPAIIIIGEVTRLATPAVLTQALPTVFADASYAEVA from the coding sequence ATGAAAACGCCCCGTCTGACCGTCCTTGGTGCCGGCCCCGGCGACCCGGAGCTGCTCACGCTCAAAGGGGCGCGGGTGCTGGGTGAGGCCGATGTCATTCTCTACGACGCTCTGGCCAACCGCGAGCTGCTGCAACACGCCCGGCCCGAGGCCGTGCTGGTATCGGTGGGCAAGCGGCGCGGCATGCGCAGCTTTTCCCAGGACGAAATCAACGCCCTGATTGTGGAGCACGCGCACCGCTCCGGCCACGTGGTGCGTCTGAAAGGCGGCGACCCGTTCGTGTTTGGGCGCGGCCGGGAGGAAATGCTCTACGCCGAAGCCCACGGCCTGCGCACCGACTACGTGCCCGGTATCAGCAGCGCCGTGGCGGCGGCCGGCAGCGTGGGCATTCCCGTCACGCACCGGGGCGCCAGCGAGGGGTTCCGGGTGATTACGGCCACTACGGCCACCGGCGAGCTGGCTTCCAGCGTGGCCGAAGCCGCCCGCTCCCGCGCTACCACCGTGATACTGATGGGCCTGGGCGAGCTGCCGAGCATTGTGCGACTGTTCTGCGCGCAGGGCCAGGCCGAGACGCCAGCGGCCATCATCCAGAACGGCACCCTGCCCACCGCCCGGCTGGTCACGGGTACCGTGGCCGAGCTGCCGGCCCGGGCGCTGGAAGCCGGTATCGGGGCTCCGGCCATCATCATCATCGGAGAGGTGACGCGCCTGGCCACGCCCGCAGTGCTGACGCAGGCTTTGCCGACCGTTTTTGCCGACGCCTCTTACGCCGAGGTGGCCTGA
- a CDS encoding sulfate adenylyltransferase subunit 1 produces the protein MDLLRFITCGSVDDGKSTLIGRLLYDSESVSLDVLAALEKRQASGGVVDLALLTDGLRAEREQGITIDVAYKYFTTPRRKFIITDAPGHVQYTRNMVTGASNADLAIVLVDARQGVIEQTRRHTLIAALLGIRHFVLAVNKMDLVDYDQAVFDQIAIDYAALTNHFNLPAATAIPLSALNGDNVVTRSKHLPWYTGPSLLEHLESVPSAVETTSAPRFQVQYVIRPQTPELPDYRGYAGQILSGQYRRGERVRVLPSGLESEIEAIEVNQQEVESAAAPQAVVIRLRDDLDVSRGDALVPVAAEATVTRELEATLCWMSEQPLWPGRKLLVQHHTTLSKASVSAILYKVNVHTFARVSAEQAQLNDIVRVRLKTAQPLAVDLYQENRATGSFILVDEVSGDTLAAGLVEAANSEYFTAPVQPPVAFSI, from the coding sequence ATGGACCTTCTTCGATTTATCACTTGCGGCAGCGTAGACGACGGCAAAAGCACCCTGATCGGGCGGCTGCTATACGACTCCGAATCCGTGTCGCTGGATGTGCTGGCGGCCCTGGAAAAGCGGCAGGCCTCGGGCGGCGTGGTAGACCTCGCCCTCCTCACCGACGGCCTGCGCGCCGAGCGGGAACAGGGCATTACCATCGACGTAGCCTATAAATACTTCACTACGCCCCGCCGCAAATTCATCATTACCGATGCGCCGGGCCACGTGCAGTATACCCGTAACATGGTCACGGGCGCCTCCAACGCTGACCTGGCCATTGTGTTGGTGGATGCGCGCCAGGGCGTGATTGAGCAGACGCGCCGCCACACCCTCATTGCCGCGCTGCTGGGTATCCGCCACTTCGTGCTGGCCGTGAACAAGATGGACTTGGTAGACTACGACCAGGCCGTGTTCGACCAGATTGCCATTGACTATGCAGCCCTTACCAACCACTTCAACCTGCCGGCGGCTACGGCCATTCCGCTCAGCGCCCTCAATGGCGACAACGTGGTGACGCGCTCCAAGCACCTGCCCTGGTACACTGGCCCCAGCCTGCTGGAGCACCTGGAAAGCGTGCCCAGTGCCGTAGAAACGACTTCTGCCCCACGTTTTCAGGTGCAGTACGTGATTCGTCCCCAGACGCCTGAGCTGCCCGACTACCGCGGCTACGCCGGCCAGATTTTGAGTGGCCAGTACCGCCGCGGCGAGCGGGTGCGGGTGCTACCCTCCGGCCTGGAATCCGAAATCGAAGCCATTGAAGTAAACCAGCAGGAAGTGGAATCTGCCGCCGCGCCCCAGGCCGTGGTCATCCGCCTGCGCGACGACCTGGACGTGAGCCGCGGCGACGCCCTGGTGCCCGTCGCGGCCGAAGCTACGGTGACGCGGGAGCTGGAAGCTACGCTGTGCTGGATGAGCGAGCAGCCATTGTGGCCCGGCCGCAAGCTGCTCGTGCAACACCACACCACCCTCTCGAAAGCGTCCGTGTCGGCCATTCTCTACAAGGTGAACGTGCACACGTTTGCCCGGGTATCGGCCGAGCAGGCCCAGCTCAACGACATCGTGCGGGTGCGCCTGAAAACCGCCCAGCCCCTGGCTGTGGACCTCTACCAGGAAAACCGCGCCACCGGGTCTTTCATTCTGGTGGATGAAGTAAGTGGCGACACCCTCGCCGCCGGCCTGGTAGAAGCTGCCAACTCCGAGTACTTCACCGCCCCGGTTCAGCCCCCGGTTGCCTTTTCGATTTAG
- the cysD gene encoding sulfate adenylyltransferase subunit CysD, producing the protein MSTPSFDYLDRLEAEAIHILREVAGQFERPALLFSGGKDSIVLTRLAEKAFRPGRFPFPLVHVDTGHNFPEVLAYRDTLAEQLGEKLIVRSVEDTIRRQRLREPMGKYPSRNPLQTYTLLETIEEFEFDACIGGARRDEEKARAKERIFSVRDEFGQWDPKRQRPELWNIYNGRIQKGENVRVFPISNWTELDVWRYIQRENITLPDIYFGHERTCVVLPSGQLLGLTEHIRLDKDDEIVTRQVRFRTVGDSTCTAAVESDAATVEDIIQDLLLAKVSERGATRLDDNISEAGMEDRKRNGYF; encoded by the coding sequence ATGAGTACCCCTTCCTTCGATTACCTCGACCGGCTGGAAGCCGAAGCCATCCACATCCTGCGGGAAGTAGCCGGCCAGTTTGAGCGTCCTGCCCTGCTGTTTTCGGGTGGCAAAGACTCCATTGTGCTTACGCGCCTGGCCGAAAAAGCCTTCCGCCCCGGCCGCTTCCCGTTTCCGCTGGTGCACGTGGATACCGGGCATAACTTCCCCGAGGTGCTGGCCTACCGCGATACGCTGGCCGAGCAGCTGGGCGAAAAGCTGATTGTGCGCAGTGTGGAGGACACCATCCGGCGCCAGCGCCTGCGTGAGCCGATGGGCAAGTACCCCAGCCGCAACCCGCTGCAAACCTACACGCTGCTGGAAACCATTGAGGAGTTTGAGTTTGATGCTTGCATCGGCGGGGCCCGGCGCGACGAGGAAAAGGCCCGCGCCAAGGAACGCATCTTCTCGGTGCGCGACGAGTTTGGCCAGTGGGACCCCAAGCGCCAGCGCCCCGAGCTGTGGAACATCTATAACGGCCGCATCCAGAAGGGCGAAAACGTGCGCGTATTCCCCATTTCCAACTGGACGGAGCTGGACGTGTGGCGCTACATCCAGCGCGAGAACATCACCCTGCCCGACATCTACTTCGGCCACGAGCGTACCTGCGTGGTGCTGCCCTCGGGCCAGCTGCTGGGCCTCACCGAGCACATCCGCCTCGACAAGGACGACGAAATCGTGACGCGGCAGGTGCGTTTCCGCACCGTGGGCGACTCTACCTGCACGGCCGCCGTGGAAAGCGACGCCGCCACGGTGGAAGACATCATCCAGGATCTGCTGCTGGCCAAAGTAAGCGAGCGGGGTGCTACCCGTCTCGACGACAACATCTCCGAAGCCGGCATGGAAGACCGCAAGCGCAACGGGTATTTCTAA
- a CDS encoding phosphoadenylyl-sulfate reductase, with the protein MPAALAAPVGPPLDDLRHQLTPATALERLRLVASLYPNSAVFSTSFGLEDQIISHLIFEFDLPIRVFTLDTGRNFQETYATWNKTLLRYQKPIEVYAPRQESLQALLLEKGPNSFYESVENRKECCHIRKVEPLNRALAGQQAWVTGIRAEQSQNRQTMEPVEWDAPHNLIKVHPLFDWTWEEAVAFTQEHGIPVNTLHKQGFVSIGCAPCTRAIKPGEDFRAGRWWWEDLSAKECGLHATAHHNGPDPVVEPVPAN; encoded by the coding sequence ATGCCCGCAGCCCTGGCCGCGCCGGTTGGTCCACCCCTGGACGACCTGCGCCATCAGCTCACGCCAGCCACCGCCCTGGAGCGGTTGCGCCTCGTGGCTTCTCTGTACCCCAACTCGGCGGTTTTCTCGACCTCCTTTGGCCTGGAAGACCAGATTATCAGTCACTTGATTTTTGAGTTCGACTTGCCCATTCGGGTATTCACGCTCGATACGGGCCGCAACTTCCAGGAAACCTACGCCACCTGGAACAAGACTTTGCTGCGCTACCAGAAGCCGATTGAGGTGTATGCGCCCCGGCAGGAAAGCCTGCAGGCGCTGCTCCTCGAAAAAGGCCCCAACTCCTTCTATGAGAGCGTGGAAAACCGCAAGGAGTGCTGCCACATCCGCAAAGTAGAACCCCTGAACCGCGCCCTGGCCGGGCAACAGGCCTGGGTAACGGGCATCCGGGCCGAACAGTCGCAGAACCGCCAGACGATGGAGCCGGTGGAGTGGGACGCGCCGCACAACCTCATCAAAGTTCACCCGCTGTTCGACTGGACCTGGGAAGAGGCGGTGGCCTTCACCCAGGAGCACGGAATTCCGGTGAATACACTACATAAGCAGGGCTTTGTGAGTATTGGGTGCGCGCCCTGCACCCGCGCCATCAAGCCGGGCGAAGACTTCCGCGCCGGTCGCTGGTGGTGGGAAGACCTTTCGGCCAAAGAATGCGGTCTGCACGCCACCGCCCACCACAATGGTCCCGACCCGGTGGTGGAGCCGGTGCCCGCCAACTAA
- a CDS encoding lipopolysaccharide biosynthesis protein → MGIVQRQGLRNTIISYLGLALGFLNTAFIVPRFLAANQLGLTSTLLAIATIYAQLSALGFASVGIRFFPYFRNRETGHQGFLPLLLGVPLLGFALVTVLYLSGRPLVLSFYEQDRALIGSYYGWAAGLALFVMLYSLQDAYLKGLYHTAFSSFVQEILLRVLQAGAAVLYGLGYLSFHGYVLAYIGCMSGIALLLTGYLAYIGELHVRPQAAALRVQPLRGILSFGAFALLANISGTIIMNIDTLMVGSQLNLAAAGVYSIAFFISTALTLPARSLNKIAFPLLADYWKENALPRMAAFYRDTTRLNAVLGCYLALGIALNLDFIYGLMRNPALEAGTTAVLVLLLARLFDGITGLNGLILVTSPRYRYDLLFNVSLALVTITLNALLIPRLGLTGAAVAFLLAIVSINLARTWFVWHSYRMQPFTGRIPLILLSAVVAGGAAWLVPSFNSPLVAMLVRSAVLTVVYATLVLLTKSAPEAKALMQKFRHRNPLT, encoded by the coding sequence TTGGGCATCGTTCAGCGGCAGGGGCTGCGCAACACCATTATTTCTTACCTGGGGCTGGCGCTGGGGTTTCTGAATACGGCCTTCATTGTGCCGCGCTTTCTGGCCGCCAACCAGCTGGGCCTGACCAGCACGCTGCTGGCCATTGCCACCATTTATGCGCAGCTGTCGGCACTGGGGTTTGCTAGTGTGGGCATCCGGTTTTTCCCGTATTTCCGCAACCGGGAAACCGGGCACCAGGGGTTTCTGCCGCTGCTGCTAGGCGTGCCTTTACTGGGCTTTGCGCTGGTGACGGTGCTGTACCTGAGCGGGAGGCCGCTGGTGCTCAGCTTCTATGAGCAGGACCGCGCCCTCATTGGCTCCTACTACGGCTGGGCGGCGGGGCTGGCGCTGTTCGTGATGCTGTACTCCCTGCAGGACGCTTACCTGAAAGGGCTGTACCACACGGCTTTTTCGTCGTTTGTGCAGGAAATTCTGCTACGGGTGCTACAGGCCGGGGCGGCTGTGCTCTACGGGCTGGGCTACCTGTCGTTTCACGGCTACGTGCTGGCGTACATCGGCTGCATGAGCGGTATTGCCCTGCTGCTTACGGGTTACCTGGCTTACATCGGCGAGCTGCACGTGCGCCCGCAGGCGGCGGCCCTGCGCGTGCAGCCGTTGCGGGGTATTCTGAGCTTCGGGGCGTTTGCGCTGCTGGCCAATATTTCGGGCACCATCATCATGAACATCGACACGCTCATGGTGGGCTCCCAGTTGAACCTGGCCGCAGCGGGCGTGTACAGCATTGCATTTTTCATCAGCACGGCCCTCACGCTGCCGGCCCGCTCGCTCAACAAAATTGCCTTCCCGCTACTGGCCGACTACTGGAAGGAAAACGCCCTGCCGCGTATGGCCGCCTTCTATCGCGACACCACCCGCCTGAATGCCGTGCTGGGCTGCTACTTGGCTCTGGGCATCGCGCTGAACCTGGATTTCATCTACGGCCTGATGCGCAACCCCGCGCTTGAAGCTGGCACTACGGCCGTGCTGGTACTGCTCTTGGCCCGCCTCTTCGACGGTATCACGGGCCTCAACGGGCTCATCCTCGTCACCTCCCCGCGCTACCGCTACGATCTGCTGTTCAACGTGTCGTTGGCGTTGGTAACCATTACCCTCAATGCCCTGCTGATTCCGCGCCTGGGGCTGACGGGGGCAGCGGTGGCATTTCTGCTGGCCATTGTGAGCATCAACCTGGCCCGCACCTGGTTTGTATGGCACAGCTACCGCATGCAGCCCTTCACCGGCCGCATCCCGCTTATTCTGCTGAGTGCGGTAGTAGCCGGCGGAGCCGCCTGGCTGGTTCCCTCCTTCAATTCGCCACTGGTAGCCATGCTCGTACGCTCGGCGGTACTGACGGTAGTGTATGCCACGCTGGTTCTACTCACCAAGTCTGCCCCAGAGGCCAAGGCTTTGATGCAAAAATTTCGGCACCGAAACCCGCTGACCTGA